The window TGAAGGAGAGATCGAACATGCCCTTCTCCGTGGCCGTGAGCGTGCCGCCCGCGACCGTAACCGAATCCGGCAGGTCCGAAAACGCGCCTTCATCGAGCCCCACTTCGCCGAACGTCCCCTTGTAGAGGTACCCCGACAGGTCGACGGCGACCCCGGTGTCGGTCATGATGTAGTTCTTGCCGTCCTTGAGCGTGATCCGGTCGTCGACGACGGGAACGGTCGTGACTTCCGTCGTCGTGTCGGAGCCGGTCGTCGGCAGCGTCGTCGTGGCGCCGGTCGTCGTGGAACCGGTGGTGGGAAGGCCGGTCGTCGTGAGAAGCGTCGTGAGAGTCGTCGTCCCGTCGCAGGCCAGAAACGCAAGCGCGGTCAGGGCGATGGAGAGGAGCGCGATGATCTTTTTCATGAAATGAACCTCCGAGAGTCAATAGGAAATCGGTTTCTTAACATCATTATAAAAGAAAGCGCATGACGATGTCAAGCGCTTTCAAAATCTATTCGTTCGAACTTCATGAATTCATGTCGGAATTCCCCCGCGAAGCGGAGAGGGCGTCGCCTCAGATCCGATCGAGGACGCGGTGCAGGAATTCCTGCGTCCGCGGCTGCGTCGGATGACCGAAGATGACTTCGGGCGGTCCCTGTTCGATGATCTTCCCGCCATCCATGACGACGATCTCGTCGCCGAAGACGCGCGCGAAGTCCATCTCATGGGTGACGACGACCATCGTCATCCCCTCGGCGGCGAGATTCTTCATGACGGCGAGAACCTCGCCGACCATCTCCGGATCGAGCGCGCTCGTCGGTTCGTCGAAGAGCATCGCTTCCGGTTCCATGCAGAGCGATCGCGCGATCGCGATCCGCTGCTTCTGTCCGCCGGACAGCTGGGAAGGATAGTTGTCCGCCTTGCCGGACAGGCCGACCTTCGAAAGCATCGTCCGCGCCGCCGCTTCCGCATCCTCCTTCGACTTCTTCAGGACGTGGATCGGTCCGATCGTCAGGTTTTCGAGGACGGTCAGGTGCGGAAACAGGTTGAAGTGCTGGAAGACCATCCCGATGCGCCGCCGGTGGGCGCAGGGGTCGACGTCCTTCCCGCGCATGTCGACGCCGTCGAACAGGACGCTGCCGGCGGTGGGTTCCTCGATCAGGTTGATCATCCGGAGGAGCGTCGACTTCCCCGATCCGGAGGGGCCGATCACGACCGTGACGGTTCCTCCGGCGATCGCAAGGTCGACCCCGTCGACGGCGACGGTGCCGTCGGAAAAGCGTTTCGTGAGTCCCTTCAGGACGATGACGTCATCGCGCATCGGACCGCTTCAGCCTCCTTTCGAGGAGCCCCATCAGCTTCGCGGTGGGGAACGTGAGCAGAAAATAGAGGATCGCGGCGACGATGTACGATTCCTTGACCGCATAGGTCGAGGTCCGGACGATCGTCGCGGCGTACATCAGTTCGGCGATGCCGAGGTACAT is drawn from Candidatus Izemoplasmatales bacterium and contains these coding sequences:
- a CDS encoding amino acid ABC transporter ATP-binding protein codes for the protein MRDDVIVLKGLTKRFSDGTVAVDGVDLAIAGGTVTVVIGPSGSGKSTLLRMINLIEEPTAGSVLFDGVDMRGKDVDPCAHRRRIGMVFQHFNLFPHLTVLENLTIGPIHVLKKSKEDAEAAARTMLSKVGLSGKADNYPSQLSGGQKQRIAIARSLCMEPEAMLFDEPTSALDPEMVGEVLAVMKNLAAEGMTMVVVTHEMDFARVFGDEIVVMDGGKIIEQGPPEVIFGHPTQPRTQEFLHRVLDRI